The DNA sequence agaacacactgagatGTTTTCAGGAGAGCTGCAGTACACTGCAGAACAAAAAAGGTCAGTTTCTCCACACGGTTTGAGAAAACCAATTGGCTTGAAACATTTGAGTAGGAtgaattaatttgttcattggTCTTTAACTTTAAAgttattctatttttaattttttttacccctttttaaattgagttacaccagggctacccaaccctgttcctggagatctactgtcctgtaggttttcatttcaactctaatttggctcacctgattctactaactAGCCGCTCAACAAGATTTTTCGCTGTTGAATAAATGTGCTTTGTTACAGTTGGAgggatctccagaaacagggttgggcagccctgagtTACGTAAAAATATTCCTTTGTAAGCTGAGACTACTGAATTAATTTAgtaaaactgcatttatatttcacagtGTCTCCCAGTCTGCTTGTGTGGAGTAATGTTTTATGCCGTCACTTCCCGGTTCTGTGGGCTTGAATTTGCATTGGGCTGGCTGGTGCTAATGTTGTGTAAACACTGAATAACTGAgtttacacaaaaatatatatatttgcgcAGCAGTAACAAGGTCTACATCCTCtccttgttctctctctgttctgtaggaggaaaaacaaactgGACGTGTGTCACCAGCACAATCGCAAAGGCCTAATtagcaaatgcacacacagatctTTACAGACATAGACACCCTCgcacacttgtgcacacaaacagagacgAGTATTTCAGCAGTATTTCATCTTTTGCTCCAAATGTAAGCCACTGCGACGCCTCCATCCCCTAGCTGTGATGGCACAGTgttgcccctcccctcccagctcCTCTGGGGGCTGAGCCAGTCGGCCTGGTCATGGGGAGACGGGCAACCGATACAACGAATCCGGTGCCAGAACTGGGCATCCCACTgacaagggggcggagctggaagACGGGGGAAAGTGACAGAGTAGGTGGGGTGTCGTCGCAGAAATGGGGCCCCTTGTGCAATGTGGGAGTGCAGACCTCTCCCCAACTCCGAGCCCTGGTCTCGCTGAAGAGGAGAAAAcagcctggccaatcagagcacggCGCTAGTCTGCCGGGAGCACAGGAAGGTCACGGAAGGATCAAACCTGAGATTACGAGAGCAGTGCACACTGGGAGGCTAACTTCTTGCGATACAGGCACTGCCGTCACAAAGGAAATCTCTCAGAACGCAGCCAATAGCATTTCTCAGGGCTTGGGCCAGGGAGATGTAGGGGGCGAGGTTTATTGCCATGTTAAAGTAAAAAGGACCAGTCCCAACCAATCAGGCGGCAGGACTAGCAGTCAGCCAACAGGGAAGCGGAACATCCGCTACGTCAATGGCAGCGTGGTTGCTCCGGAGGTGGTGGGCGGGGTGTGCAGCGAAGACAcggaaggggcggagccagggcaGAGCAGGACCCTATTGGAGAAGACGATGAGCCTCAGAGAGCAAGCGTGTACGCAGGTGGGAGGGCGTTCGGGGAGTATGGAGTCCCAGCCCAGCCCCCGGCCCTGTCGAATGACCCCCCGGATCTGCACCCACTGTGGGCGGAAACAGCAGCCGCAGGCCCCGCCCTGCATGGCCCCGGCCTGCCGCAGGAGGGCGGCCCAGCTGAGGGGGAGTATGACTCTCCCCGCCCCCAGCTCAAAAAACGGAACCCGCTCTGAGGAAGCTAAGTTTCCCCCGGCAGCCCCTATACACACCCTGCCCAAAGCCACGCCCCCCGGCTGCACTACACACGCAGAACCGAAACCCACCCTTCCTGacctgcctacacacacacaacataaacatGCCTCTCCTGACAACTCCACCTACACGGAACCTGCAATTATTGCATATGACCAGCCTACATACGCAGAACCCAAACTTGCCTCTTCTGACCACTCTACAAACACAGACCCTGCACCTTCTCAACCCACAATACCACCTGATCCACAAACACCTGCCCAAAAACGTTCCTCTTTGCAGTCGGAATACTCACACGCACCGAGTGCCAAAACCTTTCCCCCAGACTACCACCCTCACCACACAGGCCTGCCTCCGTCCCCCTCTCCGAAATGCAACGGGGTGCCCAAGGGCCTCCAGGACCGCCTGCTGACCGTGGAGGAGAGTCTGCTGTCCAACCAGGAGAAGATTAAAGTCCTGCTAAATGTCATCCAGGATCTGGAGAGAAGCAGGGCTCTGAGCGaggggtaagtgtgtgtgtgtgtgtgtgtgtgagagagagcgagagagagagagggtgtgtgtgtgtgtgtgagagagagagagagaggaagaaagagagagagtgggtgtttgtgagtgagagagagagagtgacagggagagagagaaagagatttttCTAGatcacctgtgtgtctgtctgacattTTCATCAGGACAGAAAGACAGTTTTACCTGTGTCTAGTCTATTGCCCTCCTTGGTTGCTTTTCttacttcttttttaaaaacgaaatgTACTTATTCAGCTGTGCTGAGGCGGCTGTTGGCATAAACAGCCTATGTGGTTGTTTAGGGCTTAAGTATGGATGGGCAACACTattcagattttaaatattaagtttttttaattgtgcagtaCTTAGGATAATTGTTGTtgagggccaccaaaatcctagagCCGGCTCTGGAGCGGTGTGCTGCTGAACAATGCTGTTTGTGCATTGCATTCATGCAACG is a window from the Anguilla anguilla isolate fAngAng1 chromosome 3, fAngAng1.pri, whole genome shotgun sequence genome containing:
- the LOC118223164 gene encoding uncharacterized protein LOC118223164, producing MGRRATDTTNPVPELGIPLTRGRSWKTGESDRVGGVSSQKWGPLCNVGVQTSPQLRALVSLKRRKQPGQSEHGASLPGAQEGHGRIKPEITRAVHTGRLTSCDTGTAVTKEISQNAANSISQGLGQGDVGGEVYCHVKVKRTSPNQSGGRTSSQPTGKRNIRYVNGSVVAPEVVGGVCSEDTEGAEPGQSRTLLEKTMSLREQACTQVGGRSGSMESQPSPRPCRMTPRICTHCGRKQQPQAPPCMAPACRRRAAQLRGSMTLPAPSSKNGTRSEEAKFPPAAPIHTLPKATPPGCTTHAEPKPTLPDLPTHTQHKHASPDNSTYTEPAIIAYDQPTYAEPKLASSDHSTNTDPAPSQPTIPPDPQTPAQKRSSLQSEYSHAPSAKTFPPDYHPHHTGLPPSPSPKCNGVPKGLQDRLLTVEESLLSNQEKIKVLLNVIQDLERSRALSEGRRSYRTGQDLNNCTTCQKTACIIYSVEHDFRQQEGRFQGVLDTLEGEYDTPLPALPPPSRPSSNTKNKVKKLRKKCFWWL